The Rhizobium favelukesii region CGTCTGTCGCGCAACGCGATGCACGACTGAAAGCCGTCTGCCGCTTTGTGCGTCATGTCCGGGTTGAAGACGCCCGGCATGAGCTGCCGCCGGTTAATCACTTCGGCGCCCGCAAGACGCGGCGCTCGCCGCATATCTACCCGGCAGCGGAGATCGATCGCCTCATCGAGGCCGCCCTTCGGCTTCGACCCAAAGGCGGCTTGCGCTCACGGACCTATGCGACATTGATCGCACTGCTCTCAGTCACCGGGTTGAGGATCTCCGAAGCGCTGAAGTTGACGGTCGCCGACGTGACGCGCGACGGCCTGCTGATCCGTGAGACCAAGTTCCGGAAAACCCGCCTGGTGCCGCTACACGACACAGCAGTAGCGGGCTTGAATGGCGATCTGGCGCATCGCCGGCCCCTGTTCCGAGACTGATCCGGTGTTCGTTGACGCGCGTGGTCTGCCACTGCGCTACATTGCTGTCAAAGAGACCTTCGACAGGCTGGCGGCACGGCGGGTATCGTACCGGCGGCGAAGCGCCGCCCGCGTCTGCACGATTTGCGGCACACGTTTGCAGTGCGCGCGCTGCAAGGCAGTCCGACGGATCGAAGCCGAAGCGGCGCGCATATGGCGGCGCTTGCGACCTACATGGGTCACGTCAACATCTATGCGACCTACTGGTACCTCGAGGCCACCGCCGACCTCATGCGCGACGTCGCCGCGGCCGGTGAAGGGTTCATTACCGAAGGGGGGCAATCATGACGCCGATTGCTCCCCTCATCGAAGCGTTCCTCGGTGAGACACTCGCCCGCCAGCGGGGCGTCAGTCGGCATACGGGCGACTCCTATTCCCTGAGCTTCCAGTTGCTCTTCATGTTCGCTGCAAAGCGGCTGAAGGTCTCGCCATCGGCGCTGACGCTGGAGCAACTCGACGCCGGCCTCATCAGCGACTTCCTGGAGTATCTCGAGGATAAGCGCAAAAACGCGCCGGTGACGCGCAATGTCCGGCTGGCGGCCATCAAGTCCTTCTTCCGCTTCCTCAAATACAGGCAGCCGGCAGCCCTGGAGCAGGTCCGCCGCGTCCTGGCGATCCCATTCAAGAAGACGGATCAGCGTCTGGTCCCCTATCTCCTGCGGGAGGAGCTGCAAGCGGTGCTCGATACTCCGGATCCCGCCACGCGCGATGGCATCCGCGACCGGGCCATGCTGCATCTGGCGGTTTGTGCGGGTCTGCGCGTGTCCGAGCTGACGGGGTTGAATCTCGAGGACATCGACCTGTCGTCGATGAGCATTCGTGTCCTGGGCAAGGGGCGGCGGGAACGGACGCTTCCCTTGTGGAAGACCACGGCCGCAGCCCTGCGTGCCTGGCTCGCCGTTCGCGGGCGGGTTGCAGCGCCCGAGGTGTTCGTCAATGCCCGGGGAGAGCCGCTGAGCCGATGGGGCTTCGCCTATCTGCTCAAACAGCATGCAGCGACTGCCGCTCGAGCGCAT contains the following coding sequences:
- a CDS encoding tyrosine-type recombinase/integrase, producing the protein MLNAEYLLRSFAAFATERGQSHVHTQTATDWAARGPSVAQRDARLKAVCRFVRHVRVEDARHELPPVNHFGARKTRRSPHIYPAAEIDRLIEAALRLRPKGGLRSRTYATLIALLSVTGLRISEALKLTVADVTRDGLLIRETKFRKTRLVPLHDTAVAGLNGDLAHRRPLFRD
- a CDS encoding tyrosine-type recombinase/integrase: MTPIAPLIEAFLGETLARQRGVSRHTGDSYSLSFQLLFMFAAKRLKVSPSALTLEQLDAGLISDFLEYLEDKRKNAPVTRNVRLAAIKSFFRFLKYRQPAALEQVRRVLAIPFKKTDQRLVPYLLREELQAVLDTPDPATRDGIRDRAMLHLAVCAGLRVSELTGLNLEDIDLSSMSIRVLGKGRRERTLPLWKTTAAALRAWLAVRGRVAAPEVFVNARGEPLSRWGFAYLLKQHAATAARAHPGLNKKRISPHVLRHTCAMIILQATQDIRYTNVSGF